A genomic stretch from Actinomycetota bacterium includes:
- a CDS encoding ABC transporter permease: MGRYIARRLLYLLMVVLIITLATFLIFYVMPPGDPAVAFAGKTPTPEVIEQVKIQFGLDKPLHVQYFTFVRNIFLGDEYGWPGLGFSFDTRSPVKEELFTRAGVTMQLGFGAAILWLVVGISVGIVSALRRRTMVDRAAMGFALFGVSAPVFAVGLFALFIFWQKLAWSPGTGHTPFGEDPGDWFAHMILPWAVLALQYAAFYARMVRGNLLETLGEDYIRTARAKGLPERKVIGKHGLRSSLTPVVTIFGLDFSLLLGGAILTESVFNIPGLGQLVISAVNRSDIPVVLAVTVVAAFFVTFMSLVVDIIYGYLDPRVRLS, translated from the coding sequence GTGGGCAGGTACATAGCTCGACGGCTGCTCTATCTGCTGATGGTCGTGCTGATCATCACGCTGGCCACCTTCCTCATCTTCTATGTGATGCCGCCGGGCGATCCCGCGGTCGCTTTCGCAGGAAAGACGCCCACTCCCGAGGTCATCGAGCAGGTCAAGATCCAGTTCGGGCTCGACAAACCCCTGCACGTCCAGTACTTCACCTTCGTTCGCAACATCTTCCTGGGAGACGAGTACGGCTGGCCCGGGCTCGGTTTCTCGTTCGATACGCGATCGCCCGTGAAAGAGGAGTTGTTCACCCGTGCTGGTGTCACGATGCAGCTCGGGTTCGGCGCGGCGATCTTGTGGCTCGTCGTCGGGATCTCGGTTGGGATCGTGTCTGCGCTTCGGCGCAGAACCATGGTCGATCGTGCCGCTATGGGGTTCGCATTATTCGGCGTGTCGGCCCCGGTTTTCGCCGTCGGCCTCTTCGCGCTGTTCATCTTCTGGCAGAAGCTCGCGTGGTCGCCGGGCACGGGCCATACGCCCTTCGGTGAAGATCCCGGCGACTGGTTCGCCCACATGATCCTTCCGTGGGCGGTGCTGGCGCTGCAATACGCCGCGTTCTACGCCAGGATGGTGCGCGGAAACCTGCTGGAGACCCTCGGCGAGGACTACATACGCACGGCGCGCGCCAAGGGGCTGCCTGAGCGCAAGGTGATAGGCAAACACGGTCTGCGTTCGAGCCTGACGCCGGTGGTCACCATCTTCGGGCTCGACTTCTCGCTGTTGCTCGGTGGCGCGATCCTGACCGAGAGCGTCTTCAATATCCCAGGCCTCGGCCAGTTGGTGATCTCTGCGGTGAACCGCTCGGACATCCCGGTGGTGCTCGCGGTGACGGTGGTGGCTGCGTTCTTCGTCACGTTCATGAGCCTGGTCGTCGACATCATCTACGGGTATCTCGACCCGCGCGTAAGGCTGTCCTAG
- the larC gene encoding nickel pincer cofactor biosynthesis protein LarC, with product MTILYFDCFSGAAGDMLLGALIDAGVPEDTVRGSLQTLGLPEWELQVDRVVKHGIAATRVKVATQDLTSRNYREIKTLLEDAPLEEGVRSRALRTFEVLAQAEAKVHGSDPQEVHFHEVGGVDALIDIVGCAAAIEHLAPSTVVASALVTGRGWVTAAHGLLPVPAPAVLEILRGVELEEHGDQELVTPTGAAILAAASDSFGAMPPLKLESIGYGAGERDLDRPNVVRVVVGTESSASPADEAWLIETNIDDMSGELIPYCIDSLLRAGASDAWSTPILMKKGRPAVTLSILVAPEQKERVLDVLYRETTTLGARSQRVAKDELQREWVEIEVQGEPLRVKLGRRGGELVTASPEYEDAVRVAQKTGLPLRRVFELATTQARSTSPE from the coding sequence GTGACGATCCTCTACTTCGACTGCTTCTCGGGCGCGGCCGGCGACATGCTGCTGGGTGCGTTGATCGATGCAGGCGTACCGGAGGACACGGTCCGCGGCTCGCTCCAAACGCTCGGCCTGCCGGAGTGGGAACTGCAGGTCGATCGAGTGGTGAAGCACGGCATCGCCGCGACGCGCGTGAAGGTGGCGACGCAGGACCTCACCAGCAGGAACTACCGCGAGATCAAGACGCTCCTGGAAGACGCTCCGCTCGAGGAAGGGGTGCGCAGCCGAGCCTTGAGGACCTTCGAGGTTCTCGCGCAAGCAGAGGCCAAGGTTCACGGCTCGGACCCGCAGGAGGTTCATTTCCACGAGGTCGGAGGGGTCGACGCGCTGATCGACATCGTCGGTTGCGCGGCGGCCATAGAGCATCTCGCACCGAGCACCGTCGTGGCCTCAGCTCTCGTCACCGGCAGAGGCTGGGTGACGGCTGCACACGGCCTCCTTCCCGTGCCCGCCCCCGCGGTGCTGGAGATCCTTCGCGGGGTCGAGTTGGAAGAGCACGGGGATCAAGAGCTGGTCACTCCCACGGGGGCCGCCATCCTCGCCGCGGCCTCCGACTCGTTCGGCGCGATGCCGCCACTGAAGCTGGAGTCGATCGGATACGGCGCCGGCGAGCGCGATCTCGACCGGCCGAACGTGGTGCGAGTGGTGGTCGGGACGGAATCCAGCGCCTCCCCTGCCGATGAGGCGTGGCTGATCGAAACCAACATCGACGACATGAGCGGGGAGCTGATCCCGTATTGCATCGACTCGCTGCTTCGCGCCGGAGCCTCCGACGCATGGTCGACGCCGATCCTCATGAAGAAGGGGCGTCCGGCGGTGACGCTGTCCATCCTGGTCGCACCGGAGCAGAAGGAGCGCGTGCTGGATGTGCTCTACCGAGAAACGACCACCCTTGGCGCGAGATCGCAGCGGGTGGCGAAGGACGAACTGCAACGCGAGTGGGTCGAGATAGAGGTGCAAGGCGAACCGCTGCGCGTGAAACTCGGGCGGCGCGGCGGCGAGCTCGTCACGGCATCCCCCGAATACGAGGACGCGGTGCGGGTGGCACAGAAAACGGGACTGCCCTTACGTCGGGTGTTCGAACTCGCCACGACTCAGGCTCGATCGACCTCACCTGAGTAG
- a CDS encoding ABC transporter permease, giving the protein MSQAIEDVGLPVQGPISGQDSEQVEGRTPRQLFWLRFKQDKVAFVGLAVILLLALTAIFAPLIAEKVAHRGPNDLTLSREMTDEFGLPKGPNETYIFGADKAGRDLFVRVIYGARTSLLVAIIATGISVSVGVVLGMTAGFIGGKIDTVISRMIDVILSLPLLLFAIGVAAACSTSKEGCLGGRIKPGLSLVVFIIAAFSWPYIARIVRGNTLSIREKEFIEASRSLGASNRRIMFKEVLPNLVAPIIIYSTLIIPNNIIFEAALSYLGLGVPQKTPSWGRMLSDASGLLEIAPWMMIFPALFLVLTTLAFNLLGDGLRDALDPRAGR; this is encoded by the coding sequence TTGAGCCAAGCGATCGAGGACGTCGGGCTGCCCGTTCAGGGTCCGATCTCCGGGCAGGACTCCGAACAGGTCGAGGGCCGGACCCCCCGGCAGCTGTTCTGGTTGCGGTTCAAACAAGACAAGGTCGCTTTCGTTGGCCTCGCCGTCATCCTGCTGCTGGCGCTAACCGCGATCTTCGCCCCGCTCATCGCAGAGAAGGTCGCGCACCGCGGTCCGAACGACCTGACGCTGTCGCGGGAGATGACCGACGAGTTCGGGCTGCCGAAGGGCCCCAACGAGACCTACATCTTCGGTGCCGACAAGGCCGGCCGCGACCTGTTCGTGCGCGTGATCTACGGGGCCAGGACGTCGCTTCTCGTTGCGATCATCGCGACCGGGATCTCTGTGTCGGTCGGCGTCGTTCTCGGCATGACTGCAGGGTTCATCGGCGGCAAGATCGACACGGTCATCTCGCGGATGATCGATGTGATCCTGTCGCTGCCCCTGCTCTTGTTCGCGATCGGTGTTGCGGCCGCGTGCTCCACCAGCAAGGAAGGCTGTCTGGGCGGCCGGATCAAGCCCGGGCTGTCGCTGGTCGTCTTCATCATCGCCGCCTTCAGCTGGCCCTATATCGCGAGGATCGTGCGCGGCAACACGCTGTCGATCCGCGAGAAGGAGTTCATCGAGGCGAGCCGCTCCCTCGGCGCCAGCAACCGGCGCATCATGTTCAAAGAGGTTCTACCGAACCTCGTGGCGCCGATCATCATCTATTCGACGCTGATCATCCCGAACAACATCATCTTCGAGGCCGCGCTTTCTTACCTCGGCCTGGGCGTGCCGCAGAAGACGCCTTCGTGGGGCCGGATGCTCTCCGATGCGAGCGGCCTTCTCGAGATCGCGCCCTGGATGATGATCTTTCCCGCACTGTTCCTCGTGCTGACGACGCTCGCCTTCAACCTGTTGGGAGATGGGCTTCGTGACGCGCTCGATCCACGTGCCGGACGCTGA
- a CDS encoding ATP-binding cassette domain-containing protein, whose translation MTEGIIFRKEVARVQAVNNVSFTLMPGETLGLVGESGCGKSTTARLIAKLLPASSGRVFFEGRDITRLSRRDMLPLRREIQMIFQDPYSSVNPKQTVGQIIGAPFDIHKIPGDQPKQVRELMDRVGLNPEHYNRYPHEFSGGQRQRIGVARALALRPKVIICDEPVSALDVSIQAQILNLLEDLQDEFKLTYLFISHDLGVVRHISDRIAVMYLGNVVEVAQADELYEDPKHPYTAALLSAVPKPYTDTDVRQRVVLTGDVPSPMDPPSGCPFHPRCPKARIVAGAKDKVPDNCKGQMPPLGEVARRHYAACWYPVDEGEQLHRAAHA comes from the coding sequence GTGACCGAGGGGATCATCTTTCGCAAAGAGGTCGCTCGCGTGCAGGCGGTCAACAACGTGAGCTTCACTTTGATGCCCGGGGAGACGCTTGGTCTCGTCGGCGAGTCGGGATGTGGAAAGTCGACTACCGCGCGGCTGATAGCGAAGCTTCTTCCAGCGTCATCCGGTCGGGTCTTCTTCGAGGGCCGCGACATCACGCGGCTGTCTCGCCGCGACATGCTGCCGCTCCGGCGTGAGATCCAGATGATCTTTCAGGACCCGTACTCGTCGGTTAACCCGAAGCAAACGGTCGGCCAGATCATCGGTGCTCCGTTCGACATCCACAAGATCCCGGGTGATCAGCCGAAGCAGGTGCGAGAGTTGATGGATCGCGTCGGGCTGAACCCCGAGCATTACAACCGCTATCCACACGAGTTCTCGGGAGGACAGCGTCAAAGGATCGGTGTCGCGCGTGCGCTTGCGCTTCGGCCTAAGGTCATCATCTGTGACGAACCGGTGTCTGCCCTCGACGTCTCGATCCAGGCCCAGATCCTGAACCTGCTGGAGGACCTGCAGGACGAGTTCAAGCTGACCTATCTCTTCATCTCTCACGACCTCGGTGTCGTCCGTCACATCTCGGACCGCATCGCCGTGATGTACCTGGGCAACGTGGTCGAGGTAGCGCAGGCGGACGAACTTTATGAAGACCCGAAGCACCCGTACACGGCCGCGCTGCTGTCCGCCGTTCCCAAGCCCTATACCGACACCGACGTGCGCCAGCGTGTCGTACTGACCGGAGACGTTCCGTCCCCGATGGACCCACCCTCGGGCTGTCCTTTCCACCCCCGGTGCCCGAAGGCGCGTATCGTCGCAGGCGCCAAGGACAAGGTGCCCGACAACTGCAAAGGCCAGATGCCCCCGCTCGGCGAAGTTGCGCGGAGGCACTACGCCGCCTGCTGGTACCCGGTCGATGAGGGTGAACAGCTCCACCGGGCCGCACACGCGTAA
- a CDS encoding ABC transporter substrate-binding protein has product MPRKKNLWVVALLLILSLVAAACGGDTDGGPAQTGTEDTGEVTKGGVATWESEEFAFTNGFDPTGEYLGEAWAVMTNMLLRTLVSYPHVAGTPGNEIVPDLAEDLPEVSDDGLTYTFKLKEGIKFGPPVSREITSKDIEYAFRRIATESQVAQYANYYEGIIKGLEIGKDPGPGGIEGIETPDDKTIVFTLTKPTGDFLNRVAMPATAPIPEEVAKCFTKAGEYGRYVISSAGYMLEGSEDLDISSCDTMKPISGFNPTKSQVFVRNPDYDQATDEYRQNNIDGMEHTLNTNTNDFEQKVIAGEVDFVYTPTPATLRKFVQDPELKQRLYINPGDRTWYITMNLAEPPFDDIHVRKAANLVMDKEGLQRAWGGPTQGEIATHIIPDAMLNEALADYNPYPSENGAGDEAAAKEEMKQSKYDTDGDGVCDDPVCDGVLQIGSNTPPNTDMLPVVESSLEKIGITLDSREVTDAYTPIQTVAKEVPISIRPGWGKDYPDPFTFVGFLFDSDFPCTGNYNYSLVGLTEEKAKECGIDMPDEPIPSVDEDIAACVELAGQERLDCWAELDKKLMEEVVPWIPYLDAQVVFGTSPRVTKFEFDQFAGHVAWSNIAIDESAAE; this is encoded by the coding sequence ATGCCAAGAAAGAAGAATCTCTGGGTCGTAGCGCTGCTGCTGATCCTGTCACTCGTTGCTGCCGCGTGCGGTGGCGACACCGACGGCGGTCCTGCGCAGACGGGTACCGAGGACACCGGAGAGGTGACCAAGGGCGGCGTCGCTACGTGGGAGAGCGAGGAGTTCGCGTTCACGAACGGTTTCGATCCCACGGGTGAGTACCTGGGAGAGGCGTGGGCGGTCATGACCAACATGCTCCTTCGCACGCTCGTCAGCTACCCGCACGTTGCGGGGACCCCGGGGAACGAGATCGTCCCTGACCTCGCCGAGGACCTCCCCGAGGTCTCCGACGACGGGCTTACGTACACGTTCAAGCTGAAGGAAGGGATCAAGTTCGGCCCCCCCGTGAGCCGCGAGATCACCTCGAAGGACATCGAGTACGCGTTCCGCCGCATCGCGACCGAGTCGCAGGTCGCGCAGTACGCGAACTACTACGAGGGCATCATCAAGGGCCTCGAGATCGGCAAGGACCCGGGCCCAGGCGGGATCGAGGGTATCGAGACCCCAGACGACAAGACGATCGTCTTCACGCTGACGAAGCCGACCGGTGACTTCCTGAACCGCGTGGCCATGCCTGCGACGGCGCCGATCCCCGAAGAGGTCGCGAAGTGCTTCACCAAGGCCGGCGAGTACGGCCGCTACGTCATCTCGTCCGCGGGCTACATGCTCGAGGGTTCCGAGGACCTGGACATCTCGAGCTGCGACACGATGAAGCCGATCTCCGGGTTCAACCCGACCAAGAGCCAGGTCTTCGTGCGCAACCCCGACTACGACCAGGCCACCGACGAGTACCGCCAGAACAACATCGACGGCATGGAGCACACGCTCAACACCAACACGAACGACTTCGAGCAGAAGGTGATCGCGGGTGAGGTCGACTTCGTCTACACCCCGACGCCTGCGACGCTGCGGAAGTTCGTCCAGGACCCCGAGCTGAAGCAGAGGCTCTACATCAACCCCGGTGACCGCACCTGGTACATCACGATGAACCTGGCGGAGCCGCCGTTCGACGACATCCACGTCCGGAAGGCGGCGAACCTCGTGATGGACAAAGAGGGTTTGCAGCGCGCGTGGGGTGGCCCGACGCAGGGCGAGATAGCGACCCACATCATCCCGGACGCGATGCTTAACGAAGCTCTCGCGGACTACAACCCGTACCCGAGCGAGAACGGCGCCGGTGACGAGGCCGCGGCCAAGGAGGAGATGAAGCAGTCGAAGTACGACACCGATGGGGATGGTGTCTGCGACGACCCGGTCTGCGACGGCGTTCTGCAGATCGGAAGCAACACGCCTCCGAACACTGACATGCTTCCGGTGGTCGAGAGCTCGCTCGAGAAGATCGGCATCACGTTGGACTCCCGCGAGGTCACCGACGCCTACACGCCGATCCAGACGGTCGCGAAAGAGGTTCCCATCTCGATCCGGCCAGGGTGGGGCAAGGACTACCCAGACCCCTTCACGTTCGTCGGGTTCCTCTTCGACAGCGACTTCCCGTGCACGGGTAACTACAACTACTCGCTCGTCGGGTTGACCGAGGAGAAGGCGAAGGAGTGCGGCATCGACATGCCGGACGAGCCCATCCCGAGTGTCGACGAGGACATCGCTGCCTGTGTCGAGCTCGCGGGCCAGGAGCGACTGGACTGCTGGGCTGAGCTCGACAAGAAGCTGATGGAAGAGGTCGTCCCGTGGATCCCGTACCTGGATGCTCAGGTCGTGTTCGGGACGAGTCCGAGGGTCACAAAGTTCGAGTTCGACCAGTTCGCCGGTCATGTGGCCTGGTCGAACATCGCCATCGACGAATCGGCGGCGGAGTAG
- a CDS encoding DUF1028 domain-containing protein: protein MTFSIVACDLQADPAPEWGVAVASKFLAVGSCVGFGRAGAGAVATQALANVAYGPQGLDLLSSGSSAQEVVESLTRADDGRDDRQLGVVDREGRAATFTGRGCFDWAGGLVSDGYCCQGNILTGSGVIAEMSRAFDSARGELAERLLVALAAGDAAGGDRRGRQSAALLVVREGGGYGGGNDVAVDLRVDDHPAPIPELQRIFGIHRLLMPRPEDLRLIDVDASLAAELRTLLQLPPGTTYDDDVKAALREFIGSENLEERWVDQDRLEQGILDHLRNKSRG, encoded by the coding sequence ATGACCTTTTCGATCGTCGCCTGCGACCTTCAGGCTGATCCCGCGCCCGAATGGGGCGTGGCCGTCGCATCGAAGTTCCTCGCCGTCGGTTCATGTGTCGGCTTCGGACGTGCGGGAGCCGGCGCGGTTGCCACGCAGGCGCTGGCGAACGTCGCATACGGGCCTCAAGGCCTAGATCTCCTGAGCTCCGGATCGAGCGCGCAGGAGGTCGTGGAGTCGCTGACGAGGGCCGACGACGGAAGAGACGACCGCCAGCTGGGCGTGGTGGACCGCGAGGGTCGAGCGGCGACCTTTACCGGGCGCGGCTGCTTCGACTGGGCCGGCGGTCTCGTGAGCGATGGCTACTGCTGCCAGGGCAACATCCTCACCGGCAGCGGCGTCATCGCCGAGATGAGCCGCGCCTTCGACAGCGCAAGGGGCGAGCTGGCCGAGCGTCTGCTCGTCGCGCTGGCGGCGGGCGACGCGGCGGGCGGTGATCGCAGGGGCCGCCAGTCGGCTGCGCTCCTGGTGGTGCGTGAGGGCGGCGGGTACGGGGGCGGCAACGACGTCGCGGTGGATCTGCGCGTGGACGATCACCCGGCGCCTATCCCGGAGCTTCAACGAATCTTCGGGATACACCGTCTGTTGATGCCGCGACCCGAAGACCTCCGGCTGATCGATGTCGACGCGTCTCTTGCGGCAGAGCTACGCACGCTCTTGCAGCTTCCGCCCGGCACGACCTACGACGACGACGTCAAGGCCGCTTTGCGCGAGTTCATCGGTAGCGAGAACCTCGAGGAGCGTTGGGTCGACCAGGACCGGCTGGAGCAGGGCATCCTCGACCACCTCCGGAACAAGAGCCGCGGCTAG
- a CDS encoding VOC family protein, with the protein MACRISELVLACRDPEVLARFWCEVLDFVVLDREDDGSVEIGPREGFGGPQPTIILSRSDEPERGKSRLHIDVNATDRDQDAELERLLKLGARPADIGQTGQEPWHVLADPEGNEFCLLKARLDPL; encoded by the coding sequence ATGGCGTGTCGTATCAGTGAGCTCGTGCTCGCTTGCCGCGACCCCGAGGTGCTGGCGCGGTTCTGGTGCGAGGTCCTGGACTTCGTCGTGCTCGATCGCGAGGACGACGGCTCGGTGGAGATCGGGCCGCGCGAAGGCTTCGGCGGTCCGCAGCCGACGATCATCCTCAGTCGTAGCGATGAGCCGGAGAGGGGGAAATCCCGGCTGCACATCGACGTCAATGCCACCGACCGCGATCAGGACGCCGAGCTCGAACGCCTTCTGAAGCTCGGTGCCCGCCCGGCCGACATCGGCCAGACAGGGCAGGAGCCGTGGCACGTCCTGGCCGACCCGGAAGGCAATGAGTTCTGCCTGCTCAAGGCCCGCCTCGACCCGCTTTGA
- a CDS encoding ABC transporter ATP-binding protein has translation MSQERLLEVKDLKVHFNTPDGVVKAVDGVSFTLDRGETLGIVGESGSGKSVTCLTSLRLINLESANVSGEVIFKGRDLLKISTEELRQVRGKELSMIFQDPFACLHPLYRVGDQIAEAIYAHEDCSKTSAKKRVVDLLAAVGIPRPDSRYNDYPHQFSGGMRQRAMIAMALVHNPDVLIADEPTTALDVTVQAQILDLIERLKSDFNVGVILITHDLGVVADVAQTVMVMYAGRAIEIGGKDQVFSQPLHPYAWGLLESIPHVDLKGARLVPIDGMPPSLIRVPPGCPFHPRCPHRFEPCDKDVPELYDRGGGHPDACHLSIEEKKRLWTERERRRRKVAS, from the coding sequence ATGTCCCAGGAGCGTCTGCTCGAGGTCAAGGACCTCAAGGTCCACTTCAACACCCCAGACGGGGTCGTCAAGGCTGTCGACGGCGTCTCGTTCACGCTGGATCGCGGCGAGACTCTGGGAATCGTCGGCGAGTCGGGATCGGGCAAGAGCGTCACCTGCTTGACGAGCCTGCGGCTGATCAACCTCGAGAGCGCGAACGTCTCCGGTGAGGTCATCTTCAAGGGGCGCGACCTGCTGAAGATCTCGACCGAAGAGCTTCGCCAGGTACGCGGCAAAGAGCTATCGATGATCTTCCAGGATCCCTTCGCTTGTCTTCACCCGTTGTACCGCGTCGGCGATCAGATCGCCGAGGCCATCTATGCGCACGAGGACTGCAGCAAGACCTCCGCCAAGAAGCGGGTCGTCGACCTGTTAGCCGCCGTCGGTATCCCGCGGCCCGACTCCCGTTACAACGACTACCCACATCAGTTCTCAGGAGGTATGCGGCAGCGCGCGATGATCGCGATGGCGCTCGTGCACAACCCCGATGTCTTGATCGCAGACGAGCCCACGACCGCCCTCGACGTAACCGTCCAGGCTCAGATCCTCGACCTGATCGAGCGTCTGAAGTCGGACTTCAACGTGGGCGTGATCCTGATCACGCACGATCTCGGTGTGGTCGCCGACGTCGCGCAGACGGTCATGGTGATGTACGCGGGCAGGGCGATCGAGATCGGCGGGAAGGACCAGGTCTTCTCACAGCCGCTTCACCCATATGCGTGGGGTTTGCTGGAGTCGATCCCACACGTGGATCTGAAAGGCGCTCGTCTCGTGCCGATCGACGGCATGCCACCGTCTCTGATCAGGGTCCCGCCGGGATGTCCCTTCCACCCTCGTTGCCCTCACCGGTTCGAGCCCTGCGACAAAGACGTTCCCGAGCTCTACGACAGGGGCGGCGGTCATCCCGACGCCTGCCACCTCTCGATCGAAGAGAAGAAGCGGCTGTGGACCGAGCGAGAGCGTCGCCGCAGGAAGGTCGCGTCGTGA